A window of Chaetodon auriga isolate fChaAug3 chromosome 2, fChaAug3.hap1, whole genome shotgun sequence contains these coding sequences:
- the LOC143331279 gene encoding transcription factor HES-5-like, whose amino-acid sequence MKPAEITFSPQRPLQHRHPAMAPTITAAMTNSQDHLTLTHKLRKPLVEKLRRERINSSIEQLKYLLSPEFLKQQPDSKLEKADILEMTVCVLRRLQQQQQQHRAVDSAAVDQGYFRCVRQVEHFLSRQQVKTQSQRSLLNHMNKLQSSSDENLREAEFSLPSSTVQTSITKDKSPVNSVLWRPW is encoded by the exons atgaagcCAGCAGAGATCACATTCTCTCCACAGAGACCTCTACAGCACAGACATCCAGCCATGGCACCTACAATCACTGCAGCAATGACCAATTCTCAGGACCATCTGACTCTGACCCACAAG ctcagaaagCCTCTGGTGGAGAAGTTACGCAGAGAGCGAATCAACAGCAGCATTGAGCAGCTCAAGTATCTCCTGAGTCCAGAGttcctcaaacagcagccagactcCAAGCTGGAGAAAGCAGACATCCTGGAGATGACAGTTTGTGTCCTGAGacgactgcagcagcagcagcagcagcatcgaGCTGTGgactcagcagctgttgatcAGGGCTACTTCAGGTGTGTCCGACAGGTGGAGCACTTCCTGTCCAGGCAGCAGGTGAAGACACAGTCCCAGAGAAGTCTTCTGAACCACATGAACAAGCTGCAGTCTTCCTCTGATGAGAACCTGAGAGAGGCTGAATTCTCTCTGCCGAGCTCCACAGTCCAGACCAGCATCACCAAAGACAAGAGTCCAGTCAACAGTGTCCTCTGGAGGCCGTGGTAG
- the LOC143332113 gene encoding transcription factor HES-4-like: MKPAEITFSPQRPLQHRHPAMAPTITAAMTNSQDHLTLTHKLRKPLVEKLRRERINSSIEQLKSLLSPEFLKQQPDSKLEKADILEMTVCVLRRLQQQNQQHKSLLNHFNELQSSSHENLREDDVSLHSSTVQTSITKDKSPVNSAPWRPW, from the exons atgaagcCAGCAGAGATCACATTCTCTCCACAGAGACCTCTACAGCACAGACATCCAGCCATGGCACCTACAATCACTGCAGCAATGACCAATTCTCAGGACCATCTGACTCTGACCCACAAG ctcagaaagCCTCTGGTGGAGAAGTTACGCAGAGAGCGAATCAACAGCAGCATTGAGCAGCTCAAGTCTCTCCTGAGTCCAGAGttcctcaaacagcagccagactcCAAGCTGGAGAAAGCAGACATCCTGGAGATGACAGTTTGTGTCCTGAGacgactgcagcagcagaatcaACAGCACAAAAGTCTCCTGAACCACTTCAACGAGCTGCAGTCTTCCTCTCATGAGAACCTGAGAGAGGATGATGTCTCGCTGCACAGCTCCACAGTCCAGACCAGCATCACCAAAGACAAGAGTCCAGTCAACAGCGCCCCCTGGAGGCCGTGGTAG
- the LOC143332103 gene encoding transcription factor HES-5-like produces the protein MKPAEITFSPQRPLQHIHPAMAPTITAAMTNSQDHLTLTHKLRKPLVEKLRRERINSSIEQLKSLLSPEFLKQQPDSKLEKADILEMTVCVLRQLQQQQQQQQQQQQQQAVDSAAVDQGYFRCVRQVEHFLSREQVKTQSQKSLLNHFNKLQSSSHENLRGAEFSLPNSTVQTSITKDKSPVNSAPWRPW, from the exons atgaagcCAGCAGAGATCACATTCTCTCCACAAAGACCTCTACAGCACATACATCCAGCCATGGCACCTACAATCACTGCAGCAATGACCAATTCTCAGGACCATCTGACTCTGACCCACAAG ctcagaaagCCTCTGGTGGAGAAGTTACGCAGAGAGCGAATAAACAGCAGCATTGAGCAGCTCAAGTCTCTCCTGAGTCCAGAGttcctcaaacagcagccagactcCAAGCTGGAGAAAGCAGACATCCTGGAGATGACAGTttgtgtcctgagacaactgcagcagcagcaacagcaacagcagcagcagcagcagcagcaagccgtagactcagcagctgttgatcAGGGCTACTTCAGGTGTGTCCGACAGGTGGAGCACTTCCTGTCCAGGGAGCAGGTGAAGACACAGTCCCAGAAAAGTCTTCTGAACCACTTCAACAAGCTGCAGTCTTCCTCCCATGAGAACCTGAGAGGAGCTGAATTCTCGCTGCCGAACTCCACAGTCCAGACCAGTATCACCAAAGACAAGAGTCCAGTCAACAGCGCCCCCTGGAGGCCGTGGTAG
- the LOC143331898 gene encoding transcription factor HES-4-like, with the protein MKPAEITFSPQRPLQHRDPAMAPTITAAMTNSQDHLTLTHKLRKPLVEKLRRERINSSIEQLKSLLSPEFLKQQPDSKLEKADILEMTVCVLRRLQQQNQQHKSLLNHFNKMQSFSHDNLREAEFSLPNSTVQTSITKDKSPVNSAPWRPW; encoded by the exons atgaagcCAGCAGAGATCACATTCTCTCCACAGAGACCTCTACAGCACAGAGATCCAGCCATGGCACCTACAATCACTGCAGCAATGACCAATTCTCAGGACCATCTGACTCTGACCCACAAG ctcagaaagCCTCTGGTGGAGAAGTTACGCAGAGAGCGAATCAACAGCAGCATTGAGCAGCTCAAGTCTCTCCTGAGTCCAGAGttcctcaaacagcagccagactcCAAGCTGGAGAAAGCAGACATCCTGGAGATGACAGTTTGTGTCCTGAGacgactgcagcagcagaatcaACAGCACAAAAGTCTCCTGAACCACTTTAACAAGATGCAGTCTTTCTCTCATGACAACCTGAGAGAGGCTGAATTCTCTCTGCCGAACTCCACAGTCCAGACCAGCATCACCAAAGACAAGAGTCCAGTCAACAGCGCCCCCTGGAGGCCGTGGTAG